AATCAGTTGTTGCTTGGTCTGTGGGAGAAACGGCCGATAGAGTCGACATCAACACCTTCCCTGACGATGTTCGTATCGCCTTCCGCATCCACCGCCTCGACATCCAAGTGACAAAATATCATCCAGAAGACTACTTCGTCACGCTGTCCAAGCAGGCCGATCGGGAATCCATTCTCCGTCAGTCAAGGTTGGAAACGCCATCGGGGAGGGTGTATCAGTTCAGTCCCTGGACTGAGCGCCGCCACGGACAGCGCGTCAAGCTCAGGTATCGGGTCCGCCTCTGCCTAGAGGGGATTCCGATGCATGGACGAACGGAAGCAGTGGCGGCAAAGGCGGTGGGAAGACAGTGCTCTGTCCACTATGTGGAGGAGTATTCTCGCCGTCGTACCTACAATCGTACTTACGATTTATGGGTGAGGACTGCAGACTTGTCCTACATCCACAAGGCATCTTGGCTGACCCTCACtgacgccgacgaggagctACCATCCACGGAGATTCCACTCGTAGAGCTGGAACCACACCGGAATCCACTACCAGAAGGAGAGAAACGAGGTGAGctctattttgttttgatccATGTTGATACTGTGGAGGATCTGCGTACCATGGAATCCAGGTCCTTTCCGTGGCGTTATGGGGTCCAGGATGCTTTTGATCGCCTTCCCCCTCAGCCTCGGACAAGCTGGACAGAACCAGACCCGGCGTGGGGGCCAGATGATGACGCGGACAGAGACCGTCGCTCTCGAGGGCGTCACAGAAGCAGATCACTGCAAGGACGCTTCGAGGGCCGCTCGTCAAGTCGCAGCAGAGAGCCGGAGCAAAGAGAGCGCCAAGTCCAAAACCAAGACAACAGGGGCAGGGACCGCACAAGACATAGGGCGTCCCACCGCAGTCGCAGCCGCCGCTCTCGTGAGCCAACCTCTCAACTCTGAGCCCCCTAAACtgcaaaatttagaaactgcACAAGTTTCACCATGCAGAGAAAATTCGCCACGACGTAGTAAAAGCCCGGGACCGGGTTCTGGCTCAGTTGCTCTTCTAGTTGCACCTTGTTCTGCTGACCCCTCTGTTGATTCCTCGCTCGCACTGCAGAGCCATCCTTCAGTTCTGGAAGTACTAGAGAAGCATTTGGACCCGATGCTACATGAGGTCGGGCTCCAAAGCTCAACCCTCCCCCTAACATGGTTGAACCCCGCCCGGCTTCGCCCACCCCGGCAACACCTACCCCACCGTCaccgactgaagaagcagtccGGCAACTGCAGGCAGCAGAGCTGTTCCTAGACAGGGTGACGACACCGACACCGGCGCCCATCCTCCCGACCCCTCCGGCAGCTGCACGCAGACTCTGCAAATCCAAGGTGATAATCCAATCTGCACCACGCCACAGTGAGCGTTTGGCTCGGAAACGCACACAGGGAGGGAAAATTGAAACTGCAGCTCAGGAAGTTCTCTCAAGAAGTCTTGGTTTCCTAGATAAAAATGCTTGCTTTAATgataaaatccaaaaattatatgtgcagCACTTCAACAAACCGCTTCCGCCAGATTCACTCAAGACAATCATGGCCTTGGTGGAAAAGGGAGGCTGCAAGGCGATGCGCCTCAAGAGCGCAAAGAAGAAGGCAACGGTGGTACCGATCTGAAGCGTTTTCAGCCGGCCTGAAGAGTGATCAACCACCACAAAATATGCTACCTCTACAATGTCTGCCAAGCGATCCACCTGCCAGTTTTTTCTCCTGTTTCCCCAAGTCTCAATGTACCCCTTTTAGTCTGTACCCTGCTATCTCACCAAGAACTTTTAGCCCCCTCTCTATTAGTACGTCAGTTAGTGACACCTTACAAGCTGCAGTGTTTTCTTTGTCACTATGTTTCGGCCAGGGAGCCCGGCTGTGTTTTAGTACAAAAAAGACCTGTAAGCTCTATTACCAGTTGCTTGATACCCTTCCGTGATGTCTCAAGTGAATTTTAAGCTCTTTAATTGGAATGTGAGAGGCCTTAATAGCCAAGCAAAAAAAGATTGTCTCAAAACTTTTGTCTCCCAGATTGCACCTCTCCAGGAAACAAAACTTCAACAGGTGACACAATTGATTGTTACTCAAACCTTGGGTGAGAGATTCAGCAAGTCCTATGCTTTGTTGCCTGCAGATGGAACAAGGGGAGGCATTCTCCTGGCAACAGATGAAAATTTCTTCTCCATCCTAGATGTTACACTCCACACGCACTCCCTCTCAGCAACAATCAATATGAGAGAAACAAACACTGCCTGGTCCATCATTGTAGTTTATGGTCCACAATTGGATGCAGAGAAAATTGCTTTTCTGCAGGAGCTAAAAGACCTCAAGCCGTTGATGCATTCTGCATGGTTGCTTATAGGAGATTTTAATCTAATTTACAAGGCAAGTGATAAAAACAATGACAGACTGAACAGAGCTCTGATGCAACGtttcggggggggggggggggggggggtaatTGATCATCTAGAAATAAGAGAACTACACCTCCTAGGAAAAAATTCACTTGGCAAAACTCGGGTTCAAATCCTACCCAATCAAAAATCGATCGTCCCTTTTGTTCAGTTGAGTGGGATTTAATGTTTGACTCAGCAAAACTTTTTCCCCTGTCATCCTCAAGCTCAGACCACTCTGCACTGCTACTGGTAGGAAAAGATGATCAGCCAAGATCGACTGCTTTCCGTTTTGAGTCATATTGGCTAAAATTCCCAGACATAAAAGATGTGATAAAAGAATCCTGGGAAAGAGAAATTCTAGCAGATAACCCTTTCTCCATTTTGAGGCTGAAGCTCTGTAGACTGGCCGGAGTCCTCAAAAGATGGAAAAATCACCAGATTGGG
This is a stretch of genomic DNA from Oryza brachyantha chromosome 1, ObraRS2, whole genome shotgun sequence. It encodes these proteins:
- the LOC102706247 gene encoding uncharacterized protein LOC102706247, with translation MEALSSRPDADSMVISSTGEVEHLRQRFSSQSVVAWSVGETADRVDINTFPDDVRIAFRIHRLDIQVTKYHPEDYFVTLSKQADRESILRQSRLETPSGRVYQFSPWTERRHGQRVKLRYRVRLCLEGIPMHGRTEAVAAKAVGRQCSVHYVEEYSRRRTYNRTYDLWVRTADLSYIHKASWLTLTDADEELPSTEIPLVELEPHRNPLPEGEKRGELYFVLIHVDTVEDLRTMESRSFPWRYGVQDAFDRLPPQPRTSWTEPDPAWGPDDDADRDRRSRGRHRSRSLQGRFEGRSSSRSREPEQRERQVQNQDNRGRDRTRHRASHRSRSRRSREPLNPPPNMVEPRPASPTPATPTPPSPTEEAVRQLQAAELFLDRVTTPTPAPILPTPPAAARRLCKSKHFNKPLPPDSLKTIMALVEKGGCKAMRLKSAKKKATVVPI